One Nomascus leucogenys isolate Asia chromosome 22a, Asia_NLE_v1, whole genome shotgun sequence DNA segment encodes these proteins:
- the PHOSPHO2 gene encoding pyridoxal phosphate phosphatase PHOSPHO2: MKILLVFDFDNTIIDDNSDTWIVQCAPNKKLPIELRDSYQKGFWTEFMGRVFKYLGDKGVREHEMKRAVTSLPFTPGMVELFNFIRKNKDKFDCIIISDSNSVFIDWVLEAASFHDVFDKVFTNPAAFNSNGHLTVENYHTHSCNRCPKNLCKKVVLIEFVDKQLQQGVNYTQIVYIGDGGNDVCPVTFLKNDDVAMPRKGYTLQKTLSRMSQNLEPMEYSVVVWSSGVDIISHLQFLVKD; this comes from the coding sequence ATGAAAATTTTGCTAGTTTTTGACTTTGACAATACAATCATAGATGACAATAGTGACACTTGGATTGTACAATGTGCTCCCAACAAAAAGCTTCCTATTGAACTACGTGATTCTTATCAAAAAGGATTTTGGACAGAATTTATGGGCAGAGTCTTTAAGTATTTGGGAGATAAAGGTGTAAGAGAACATGAAATGAAAAGAGCAGTGACATCATTGCCTTTCACTCCAGGGATGGTGGAACTCTTCAACTTTATAAGAAAGAATAAGGATAAATTTGACTGCATTATTATTTCAGATTCAAATTCGGTCTTCATAGATTGGGTTTTAGAAGCTGCCAGTTTTCATGACGTATTTGATAAAGTGTTTACAAATCCAGCAGCTTTTAATAGCAATGGTCATCTCACTGTAGAAAATTATCATACTCATTCTTGCAATAGATGCCCAAAGAATCTTTGCAAAAAGGTAGTTTTGATAGAATTTGTAGATAAACAGTTACAACAAGGAGTGAATTATACACAAATTGTTTACATTGGTGACGGTGGAAATGATGTCTGTCCAGTCACCTTTTTAAAGAATGATGATGTTGCTATGCCACGGAAAGGATATACCTTACAGAAAACTCTTTCCAGAATGTCTCAAAATCTTGAGCCTATGGAATATTCTGTTGTAGTTTGGTCCTCAGGCGTTGATATAATTTCTCATTTACAATTTCTAGTAAAGGATTAA